From the genome of Aerococcus urinaehominis:
TTTACGGTAGCTTGAACACCTTTATCTTTACCTGCAATTACCTTTACAGTATCGCCTGTTTTAATACGCATACTTGCACCTCCTTAATTTTACGATTATAGAACTTCTGGCGCTAGTGAGATGATTCTCATAAAGTTGTTTTCACGTAATTCACGGGCAACAGGTCCGAAAATACGAGTTCCACGAGGAGAATTATCTTCACGGATAATGACGCATGCATTTTCATCAAATTTAATGTAAGAGCCATCGTTACGGCGAACACCAGTCTTAGTCCGCACGATTACGGCCTTAACAACTTCACCTTTTTTAACAACGCCGCCGGGTGTTGCTTGTTGAACTGAACATACAACGATATCGCCAATGTTAGCAGTTTTACGACCAGAACCACCTAGGATTGAAATTGTTTTAACTTCGCGGGCGCCTGAGTTGTCAGCAACCTTCATACGAGTTTCTGTTTGAATCATTCTAGAATCCTCCTTCCAGCTTTAGATTAGATAATTACTGATTCTTCAACGATATCTACTAAGCGGAAGTATTTATCTTTAGATAATGGACGAGTTTCCATGATTCTTACGATATCTCCAAGCTTAGCAGCGTTGTTTTCATCATGTGCTTTGTATTTTTTAGAATATTTAATACGTTTTTTATATGTTGGATGAAATTTGAAAGTATCTACTTGGACAACGATTGTTTTCTCCATTTTGTCAGAAACAACCCGGCCTTGTAGCACTTTACGATCATTACGTTCTTCTGCCATGGGTAAGTGCCTCCTCCTTTTTTTCTGAATTCCTTAATTATTCTGCAATTTCGTTTTGACGTAATGCAGTTTTAATACGAGCGATTTGTTTACGAACTTCCTTAATGCGGGCAGTATTTTCTAATTGACCAGTTGCCAATTGGAATCGTAAATTGAATAGTTCTTGTTTGAACTCTTGCTCTTTTTGGTTTAGTTCATCAGTGGATAAGGCTTTAATTTCGCTAAATTTATTCATTCGATTCACCACCAATTTCACGTTTTACGATTTTTGTACGAACTGGCAACTTGTGAGATGCCAAACGTAAGGCTTCTTTTGCAACTTCTTCAGGAACACCGGCAACCTCAAACATGATTTTGCCTCGTTTAACAGGAGCAACCCATCCTTCAGGTGCACCTTTACCTGAACCCATCCGAACACCGATGGCTTTAGCTGTATATGATTTATGAGGGAAGATTTTAATCCAAACCTTACCACCACGTTTCATATAACGGGTCATGGCAATACGGGCAGCTTCAATTTGGCGGTTAGTGATCCATTTTGAATCTAGGGCTTGTAGGCCAAATTCGCCATAAGCGATTTCTTTACCGCCTTTAGCTTCTCCGCGCATTTTGCCACGGAATTCACGTCTGTGTTTTACGCGTTTTGGTACTAACATGCTTATTCCTCCTCTTGATTATTAATTGTAGGAAGGACTTCTCCGCGACAAATCCAAACTTTAACACCTAACTTACCATAAGTAGTGTCTGCTTCTTCCCAAGCATAGTCGATGTCTGCACGTAAAGTATGCAATGGAACTGTACCTTCTACATAAGTTTCTGAACGGGCCATATCTGCACCGTTTAAACGACCTGATACTTGAACTTTGATACCTTCAGCGCCAGCCTTCATAGTGCGTTGGATCGCTTGTTTTTGTGCCCGACGGAAAGCAACACGGTTTTCTAACTGTTGGCAAATTCCTTCAGCAACTAATTTAGCATCTAAATCAGGTTTTTTGATTTCAATAATATTTACGTGTACACGTTTACCAGTAAGGTTATTTAAGTTTTGACGTAAGGCGTCTACTTCTGCGCCACCTTTACCGATAACCATACCTGGTTTAGCAGTATGGATATTTACGTTTACTTTGTTTGCTGCACGTTCAATTTCTACTTGTGATACAGAAGCATCTTTAAGAGTTTCTGCAATATACTCACGGATATTTAAATCTTCGTGAAGAGTGTCAGCAAAGTCTTTGTCTGCATACCAGCGTGCGTCCCAGTCTTTAATGACGCCAATCCGCATACCGGTTGGATTAATTTTTTGACCCACTATTACGCCTCCTCTGCTTCTTTAACGACTACTGTGATGTGACTTGTACGTTTATTAATTCTTGAAGCTGAACCACGCGCGCGAGGACGGAAACGTTTCATAGTTGGTCCTTCGTTTACGTAAGCTTCGCTTACAAATAATTTACTTGTATCAAGATCATAATTATGTTCTGCGTTTGCTACTGCTGACATTAACACTTTCTCTACTACAGGAGATGCTGAGCGAGGTGTGTTACGTAAAATTGCGATAGCTTCACCAACAGTTTTGTTGCGAATTAAATCTACCACTAAACGAGCTTTACGCGCAGAAATACGAACTGTTTTTGCAGTTGCTTTTGCTTGTTCTGCCATGTTTTATTTCCTCCCTCCGATTAGCGACGAGTAGTTTTGTCGTCTTTACCATGTCCACGGTAAGTACGGGTTGGTACGAATTCACCTAATTTGTGACCAACCATGTCTTCTTGGATGTAAACTGGTACGTGTTTGCGGCCATCGTATACAGCAATTGTTAACCCGATAAAGTTAGGGAAAATTGTTGAACGGCGTGACCAAGTTTTAATGACTTGTTTCTTTTCTGCTCCTTCTTGTGCGACCACTTTTTTCATTAAGTGGTCATCACAGAAAGGCCCTTTTTTCAAGCTACGGCTCATGAATCAAAGACTCCTTTCGTATCTAGTTTGTCTTAGTTTAATTATTTAGAATTACGACGACGTACGATTAGCTTGTTGCTACGTGCGTTCTTATCACGAGTTTTAACACCACGGGCTGGTTTACCCCAAGGGGTTTTTTGATGTTTCAGACCGATTGGCGCTTTACCTTCACCACCACCGTGTGGGTGATCATTAGGGTTCATTACAGAACCACGAACGGTAGGACGTTTACCTGCCCAACGAGAACGACCAGCTTTACCAACATTGATTAGTTCATGTTGTTCGTTACCTACAGTACCGACAGTGGCACGACAAGTAGCTAAAATCATACGAACTTCACCAGAGTTTAGACGAACAAGGACGTATTTGCCTTCTTTACCTAAAACTTGAGCGCTTGTACCAGCGGCACGTACTAATTGACCACCTTTGCCTGGTTTAGTTTCAATATTGTGGATGATTGTACCCACTGGAATGTTAGCTAAAGGTAAGGCATTACCTACTTTAATATCCGCTTCAGGACCAGATTGGATGCGGGTGCCTACTTCTAAACCACGAGGGGCAAGAATATAAGCTTTAACACCATCTGTATAGTGGATTAAAGCGATATTAGCTGAACGGTTTGGATCGTATTCGATCGCTTTTACAACGCCTTCAACATTATCTTTATTGCGTTTGAAGTCGATGACCCGGTAAGCACGCTTGTTACCGCCACCACGGTGACGAACAGTGATTTTACCATCGCGACCACGACCAGCACGTTGTTTTTTAGATTCTAATAAACTTTTTTCTGGGGTTGATTTAGTAATGACACTAAAATCATAACCAGTCATATTACGACGACCATTTGTAGTCGGTTTATAATGTTTAATAGCCATGGTTTACCTCCTTATATTATTATTCTTCGTCTTGGAAGATTTCGATTGATTGACCTTCAGCAAGTGTTACAATCGCTTTGCGACGGTTACGTGTATAGCCTGCATAACGACCCATGCGTTTCAACTTGCCCTTAACATTCATGATGTTAACTTTTTCAACTTCTACATCGAAAATCTCTTCAATTGCTTGTTTCACTTGAGTTTTGTTAGCACCTTTTTGAACTTCAAAGGTGTATTTGTTATTGTCCATTGCTTCCATAGAAGCCTCTGTAATGATTGGACGGATAATAATATCGTGTGCTGACATTATGCAAGTACCTCCTCTACTTTAGAAAGTGCTGCTTGTGTCATGATAACTTTTTCGTTGCTGACTAAAGCTAGAACATTTACATTGTTTTCATCAACAATTGTAACGTTAGCTAAGTTACGTCCTGATAATACAGCGTTATCGTTATCAGCTGATACTACAACTAATACTTTAGTATCAACATTTAAGTTTGCTAACACTTCTTGGAATGCTTTAGTTTTTGGTGCTTCAAAGTTTAAGCCTTCAACTACGATCAAGTTGTCATTTGCAAGTTTCTCAGAAAGTGCTGAACGAAGTGCTAAACGACGAACTTTACGTGGTAATTTGAAAGCATAAGAACGTGGGGTTGGTCCGAATGCGCGGCCACCGCCTACCCATTGAGGAGAGCGGATAGAACCTTGACGTGCACGACCAGTACCTTTTTGACGCCATGGTTTGCGGCCACCACCGCGTACTTCGCCACGGCTTTTAACTGAATGCGTTCCTTGACGTTGAGATGCGCGTTGCATCAAAATAACATCGTACATTGCTTGCTCATTTGGCTCAATTGCGAACACATCATCGTTTAAAGTGATTTCGCCTGCTTGAGAACCATCTTGTTTAAATAATTTAACGTTAGCCATTATTTATTTCCTCCTTCCTCAATTATTCTGCTGAATTTTTAACAGCTGATTTGATTTCAATTAATGATTTCTTAGCGCCTGGTACGTTACCTTTGATTAAGATAACATTACGTTCAGCGTCAACTTTTACAATCTCTAAGTTTTGGATTGTAATACGTTCGCCGCCCATACGGCCAGGTAATTCTTTACCTTTCCACACGCGAGAAGCATCTGATGCTTGTCCGATTGAACCTGGTGCGCGGTGGAAGTGAGAACCATGTGACATTGGTCCACGTGCTTGCCCATGACGTTTGATGTTACCTTGGAAACCTTTACCTTTTGAAGTTCCCGTTACATCAACGATGTCGCCAGCTTGGAATAATTCCACTGTTACTTCTTTGCCTGTTTCATATTCTCCTAGCTCAACATCTTTGAATTCTTTAATGAAGCGCTTAGGAGTAGTTTCTGCTTTTGCTACATGACCTTTATGAGGTTTGTTGGCTAATTTTTCGCGTTTGTCATCAAAACCTAACTGTACTGCTTCATAACCGTCTGTTTCAACGGTTTTTACTTGTAATACTACGTTTGGTTGAGCTTCGATTACTGTTACAGGGACTAATTCGCCTGACTCAGTGAAAAATTGCGTCATACCTACTTTTTTACCTAAGATTCCTTTAGTCATGAGTACACCTCCGTTATTTTATTTATATTAATTTAATAATATCTAAGTTATGCCAACTGATTACAATTTGATTTCGATGTCTACACCTGAAGGTAAGTCTAATTTCATTAACGCATCAACAGTTTTAGGTGTTGGGTTAATAATATCAACTAGACGTTTATGGGTGCGCATTTCAAATTGCTCACGTGAATATTTATATTTATGTGGTGAGCGGATAATTGTAAATACTGACCGTTCAGTTGGTAGCGGTACAGGACCTGCTACTTGAGCACCTGTCCGTTTTGCAGTTTCAACAATCTTTTCAGCAGATTGATCCAATGCCCGATGTTCATACGCTTTTAAGCGAATGCGAATTTTTTGTTTTGCCATGTTAAGTTCCTCCTCATCAATACTCATGGTTTGACTAGCTCCGCGTAAAAACCGGCTCACCCCCTAATGGCAAAGCGTCCGGGTGTGTCGCAACCTTACGCATCGTAGCTATTCGTCTCAAAGCTTGATATATCAAGCTTTGGGCGTGACTGCTTTTTACAGCACCATAATAGTATACAAGATACTACTCTAAACTTCAAGACTTTCCGGCAATTTTTTTCACTTTGTGACCTTAATTTCAACTTTTGTAATTACTCTGTAAAGAAAAAGGCTTTCTTCTCATCACCTTAACAACTTGTCCGTGTGTATCTTTTTTTAATAAAAGCAAATGCTAGCTTTTATAAATTGGCTAGCATTTGCTTAATGATTTCTTTATTGAATTTTGCATTATATTTGTGCGGGTCAATTATAAAGCCATTAACTTTACCTGGTTGGCCAATAATTATATTGGCTAATTGATCAAAAGACATGATACGTAACTGGCTGTCTGCCTGGCTAAAATTTTCACCAGCTGCTTTGCTGGAAAAACAGGCGATATAAGGATGGCCATCTGGACTAGTTAGGGTGAGCAGATGAGCACTACTTGCTTGCGAACGCTTCTTTTCTACTACATATAAATCGGCATGACGGGCTTGGTTTAGGACTGCCAGAGTTGTTTGGTGGTCTACTTTGTTTTGGTAACTAGCTAAAGCAGCAATTAAATCTTTATTATGCATAGTTAAGTCCCTTCTGTTTTCTACTATTTTAGCAAATACTAGTTAGGAAGTGGTTTTATTTACCTAATTTTTACAAAGGAAAAAACCCGGGCACATGCCCGGGTTCTTGCTACTATATGGACGTTAATATCATAGTAGGGTTCGACCAGTCAGACCAGGCGCCCCTACACCCTTTTGTCTTAGCTGATTTTTTCTAAATCTTAGCCTTTTTGATCAGCTTGCGCTTGGCGACGACGCTTTTTCTCACCCCGATAAGCCATGCGTTGCTCCCGACGGTTGTTGGTTGCCCAAGTTGCATAGTCGTCATCTGTCATGGCTTCAACTTCACCTAATAGGTAGCCATTACCCACTTGAGAGAAGAAATCGTGGTTAGAGGTACCTGTTGATATACCATTCATCACTACTGGATTAACATCCTCGGCTGTATCTGGGAAAAGCGGATCAAAGCCGAGGTTTTGCAAAGCTTTATTAGCATTATAACGAACAAAAACGTTAACATCTTCTGTCCAGCCAATCTCATCATAGATGGTTGCTGTATATTTTTCTTCATTAGCATATAGGTCATACAGTAAGCCGTAAACCCAATTCTTTAATTCTTCTTGTTCAGCTTCAGCTAATTCATTAAAAGCTAATTGGAACTTATAACCAATATAGGTGCCATGTACCGACTCATCTCGTAAAATCAGTTTAATAATTTCTGCGACGTTAGGTAATTTATTATTTCCTAGATACCAAAGTGGCGCATAAAAACCTGAATAAAAGAGGAATGACTCTAAAAGAACTGAAGCTGCTTTTTTCTGTAGAGCAGTTCCATTTTGATAAACCTCATTAATCTTCTCTGCCTTATATTGAATCAGATCATCGTGATTGGTCCAGTCAAAAATTGCATCAATTTCCGCATTGGTATTAAGCGTGATAAAAATAGTTGAGTAAGACTTAGCATGGACCGATTCCATAAAATGCATATTTGAAAAGACGGCTTCTTCCTTTTGGTTACGGGCATCTTTTTGCATAACAACGGCACCCTCTTCAGATTGCAGGGTATCAAGTAAGGTTAGACCGCCAAATACCTTGCCAATCATATCTTGTTCTGCCTTGGATAGACGGCGCCAGTCATCCAAGTCATTAGAGACAGGAATCCGGGTATCTAACCAGAACTGCTCAGTCAATTTTTCCCAGGTCAGCTTATCAACCGTATCTTCTATATCATTCCAATTGATTGCTTCATAATGTTTTGCATTCATCCTAAATAGCCTCCCTTAGCTTAGATTGTACAACTTTCACAGTAGTTAGAACCTATCTCATCCCCATCATCAGTAAAGGTTCTAATGTAATAGATCGATTTGATATTTTGGTTCCAGGCATAGTTGCGCAGAATGTTAAGGTCCCGCGTTGTCATTTTAGTATCACCTGGTTTTTTCCATGGATACATCCCTTCAGGAATCTCTGAGCGCATAAAGAGTGTTAGGGACATACCTTGGTCGATATGGCGTTGGGCAACTGAATAGACATCAATGACCTTGCGCATATCAATATCATAGGCCGACTTGTAATAGTCGATAGTTTCATTAGATAGATAAGGCGCAGGATAGTAGGTTTTACCCGTTTTCTTTTCTTGGCGTTCTTCGATTAAACGTGTGATTGGCTGCAGAGAAGCAGAGGTTTCATTCACATAAGAAATTGACCCGGTCGGTGCGATAGCTAAACGATAAGCATGGTAAAGACCGTATTCTTGGACACTTTCTTTAAGGGCTTGCCAATCGGCGCTAGTCGGTAATGGAACATTCTTAAGCACTGCTTTAACCTTATCAGACTCAATTTCAAATGGTTGATTGATATATTTATCAAAATAACTGCCATCAGCATAAGCTGAATTTTCAAAATTGTAGAAGCTGGTAGCTCGTTCCTTAGCAATCTGGTTACTTGATACCAAAGACCAATAGTTAAGCGCTAAAAAGTAGGCTTCGGTTAATTCTAAAGATTCATCTGAGCCATAGTGAATCTGATTAAGAGCAAATAAGGTATGTAGCCCCATGCCCCCTAGTCCAATTGTATGGTAACGATTATTACCATTTTTTATTGAAGGTACTGCTTCAATCGAGGTATGGTCAGTAACGAAAGTTAGGGCGCGAACAGCCACATCAACTGACTTGGCAAAATCTGGTGAAGCTACCATATTTGGAATATTGGTTGATCCTAGGTTACATGAAATGTCTGTCCCCATATAAGCGTATGACTGGTCATCGTTGATTTGTGATGGTTCTTGAATTTGTAAAATTTCAGAACATAAGTTAGACATTACAATGGTACCATCAACGGGATTAGCCTCATTAGCAGTATCTATATTAATAATGTAAGGATAGCCAGATTCTTGTTGCAATTTAGAAATTTCATTTTCCAACTCGCGTGCCTTCACCTTATACTTGCGAATACGGTTATTGTGGACCATATTATCATACTCTTCAGTCATATTGACATATGAGAAAGGCTTACCGTATTCTCTCTCAACATCATAAGGGCTCATTAGATACATATCTTCATTATTAGCCACTAATTCATAAAATTTATCTGGAACAGTTAAGCCCAAGGACAAGGTTTTAACACGAATCTTCTCGTCTGCATTTTCTTTTTTGGTTGACAAAAAGCGCACAACATCAGGATGGAAAACACTTAAATAAACTACACCAGCTCCGTTACGTTGTCCAAGCTGGTTAGCATAAGAAAATGAGTCTTCGAAGAGTTTCATAACTGGAACAACACCGGAAGCGGCATTTTCAATTTTCTTAATCGGTGCGCCT
Proteins encoded in this window:
- the rplN gene encoding 50S ribosomal protein L14 — translated: MIQTETRMKVADNSGAREVKTISILGGSGRKTANIGDIVVCSVQQATPGGVVKKGEVVKAVIVRTKTGVRRNDGSYIKFDENACVIIREDNSPRGTRIFGPVARELRENNFMRIISLAPEVL
- the rpsQ gene encoding 30S ribosomal protein S17 is translated as MAEERNDRKVLQGRVVSDKMEKTIVVQVDTFKFHPTYKKRIKYSKKYKAHDENNAAKLGDIVRIMETRPLSKDKYFRLVDIVEESVII
- the rpmC gene encoding 50S ribosomal protein L29, whose product is MNKFSEIKALSTDELNQKEQEFKQELFNLRFQLATGQLENTARIKEVRKQIARIKTALRQNEIAE
- the rplP gene encoding 50S ribosomal protein L16: MLVPKRVKHRREFRGKMRGEAKGGKEIAYGEFGLQALDSKWITNRQIEAARIAMTRYMKRGGKVWIKIFPHKSYTAKAIGVRMGSGKGAPEGWVAPVKRGKIMFEVAGVPEEVAKEALRLASHKLPVRTKIVKREIGGESNE
- the rpsC gene encoding 30S ribosomal protein S3 gives rise to the protein MGQKINPTGMRIGVIKDWDARWYADKDFADTLHEDLNIREYIAETLKDASVSQVEIERAANKVNVNIHTAKPGMVIGKGGAEVDALRQNLNNLTGKRVHVNIIEIKKPDLDAKLVAEGICQQLENRVAFRRAQKQAIQRTMKAGAEGIKVQVSGRLNGADMARSETYVEGTVPLHTLRADIDYAWEEADTTYGKLGVKVWICRGEVLPTINNQEEE
- the rplV gene encoding 50S ribosomal protein L22; protein product: MAEQAKATAKTVRISARKARLVVDLIRNKTVGEAIAILRNTPRSASPVVEKVLMSAVANAEHNYDLDTSKLFVSEAYVNEGPTMKRFRPRARGSASRINKRTSHITVVVKEAEEA
- the rpsS gene encoding 30S ribosomal protein S19; protein product: MSRSLKKGPFCDDHLMKKVVAQEGAEKKQVIKTWSRRSTIFPNFIGLTIAVYDGRKHVPVYIQEDMVGHKLGEFVPTRTYRGHGKDDKTTRR
- the rplB gene encoding 50S ribosomal protein L2; translation: MAIKHYKPTTNGRRNMTGYDFSVITKSTPEKSLLESKKQRAGRGRDGKITVRHRGGGNKRAYRVIDFKRNKDNVEGVVKAIEYDPNRSANIALIHYTDGVKAYILAPRGLEVGTRIQSGPEADIKVGNALPLANIPVGTIIHNIETKPGKGGQLVRAAGTSAQVLGKEGKYVLVRLNSGEVRMILATCRATVGTVGNEQHELINVGKAGRSRWAGKRPTVRGSVMNPNDHPHGGGEGKAPIGLKHQKTPWGKPARGVKTRDKNARSNKLIVRRRNSK
- the rplW gene encoding 50S ribosomal protein L23; protein product: MSAHDIIIRPIITEASMEAMDNNKYTFEVQKGANKTQVKQAIEEIFDVEVEKVNIMNVKGKLKRMGRYAGYTRNRRKAIVTLAEGQSIEIFQDEE
- the rplD gene encoding 50S ribosomal protein L4, with the protein product MANVKLFKQDGSQAGEITLNDDVFAIEPNEQAMYDVILMQRASQRQGTHSVKSRGEVRGGGRKPWRQKGTGRARQGSIRSPQWVGGGRAFGPTPRSYAFKLPRKVRRLALRSALSEKLANDNLIVVEGLNFEAPKTKAFQEVLANLNVDTKVLVVVSADNDNAVLSGRNLANVTIVDENNVNVLALVSNEKVIMTQAALSKVEEVLA
- the rplC gene encoding 50S ribosomal protein L3, which encodes MTKGILGKKVGMTQFFTESGELVPVTVIEAQPNVVLQVKTVETDGYEAVQLGFDDKREKLANKPHKGHVAKAETTPKRFIKEFKDVELGEYETGKEVTVELFQAGDIVDVTGTSKGKGFQGNIKRHGQARGPMSHGSHFHRAPGSIGQASDASRVWKGKELPGRMGGERITIQNLEIVKVDAERNVILIKGNVPGAKKSLIEIKSAVKNSAE
- the rpsJ gene encoding 30S ribosomal protein S10; amino-acid sequence: MAKQKIRIRLKAYEHRALDQSAEKIVETAKRTGAQVAGPVPLPTERSVFTIIRSPHKYKYSREQFEMRTHKRLVDIINPTPKTVDALMKLDLPSGVDIEIKL
- a CDS encoding SseB family protein; its protein translation is MHNKDLIAALASYQNKVDHQTTLAVLNQARHADLYVVEKKRSQASSAHLLTLTSPDGHPYIACFSSKAAGENFSQADSQLRIMSFDQLANIIIGQPGKVNGFIIDPHKYNAKFNKEIIKQMLANL
- the nrdF gene encoding class 1b ribonucleoside-diphosphate reductase subunit beta, whose amino-acid sequence is MNAKHYEAINWNDIEDTVDKLTWEKLTEQFWLDTRIPVSNDLDDWRRLSKAEQDMIGKVFGGLTLLDTLQSEEGAVVMQKDARNQKEEAVFSNMHFMESVHAKSYSTIFITLNTNAEIDAIFDWTNHDDLIQYKAEKINEVYQNGTALQKKAASVLLESFLFYSGFYAPLWYLGNNKLPNVAEIIKLILRDESVHGTYIGYKFQLAFNELAEAEQEELKNWVYGLLYDLYANEEKYTATIYDEIGWTEDVNVFVRYNANKALQNLGFDPLFPDTAEDVNPVVMNGISTGTSNHDFFSQVGNGYLLGEVEAMTDDDYATWATNNRREQRMAYRGEKKRRRQAQADQKG
- the nrdE gene encoding class 1b ribonucleoside-diphosphate reductase subunit alpha encodes the protein MKTPVESKSPNEITYFKLNNELNRPIDNQIPLYKDKEAVRAYFLEHVNPNTVFFYTNEEKIRYLIAHDYLEEAFIKQYDLDFVTNLMQTTYDKKFRFQSFMGAHKFYTQYAMKTDDGQRYLERYEDRIVYNALYFADGDPELATAIRDELISQRFQPATPTFLNAGRKRRGEMVSCFLIEMSDDMNAIGRAINSALQLSKNGGGVGINLSNLREEGAPIKKIENAASGVVPVMKLFEDSFSYANQLGQRNGAGVVYLSVFHPDVVRFLSTKKENADEKIRVKTLSLGLTVPDKFYELVANNEDMYLMSPYDVEREYGKPFSYVNMTEEYDNMVHNNRIRKYKVKARELENEISKLQQESGYPYIINIDTANEANPVDGTIVMSNLCSEILQIQEPSQINDDQSYAYMGTDISCNLGSTNIPNMVASPDFAKSVDVAVRALTFVTDHTSIEAVPSIKNGNNRYHTIGLGGMGLHTLFALNQIHYGSDESLELTEAYFLALNYWSLVSSNQIAKERATSFYNFENSAYADGSYFDKYINQPFEIESDKVKAVLKNVPLPTSADWQALKESVQEYGLYHAYRLAIAPTGSISYVNETSASLQPITRLIEERQEKKTGKTYYPAPYLSNETIDYYKSAYDIDMRKVIDVYSVAQRHIDQGMSLTLFMRSEIPEGMYPWKKPGDTKMTTRDLNILRNYAWNQNIKSIYYIRTFTDDGDEIGSNYCESCTI